Proteins co-encoded in one Pseudomonas beijingensis genomic window:
- a CDS encoding p-hydroxyphenylacetate 3-hydroxylase oxygenase component, translated as MKKPNPLLEDLKPLLPAIAANAFQAEKDRSVPAENIALLKSIGMHRAFQPKPYGGLEISLPQFADCIALLAGACASTAWAMSLLCTHSHQLAMFPAKAQQEIWGDDPDATASSSIAPFGRTEEVDGGVMFSGEMGWSSGCDHAEWAIVGFRRKNAEGTQDYCFAVLPRSDYEIRDDWFAVGMRGSGSKTLIIDNAFVPEHRIQKAKDMMEGKSGGFGLYPDSKIFYSPYRPYFASGFSTVSLGVAERMLEVFREKTRNRVRAYTGAAVGAATPALMRLAESTHQVAAARAFLEKTWQEHAEHGERHEYPSRETLAFWRTNQGYATKMCIQAVDRLMEAAGGGAWFENNELQRLFRDAHLTGAHAYTDYDVCAQILGRELMGLEPDPSMV; from the coding sequence ATGAAAAAGCCAAACCCGCTGCTCGAAGACCTCAAGCCCCTCCTGCCAGCCATTGCCGCCAACGCCTTCCAGGCGGAGAAAGACCGTAGCGTGCCTGCCGAGAATATCGCCTTGCTCAAAAGCATCGGCATGCACCGGGCCTTCCAGCCGAAACCGTACGGTGGCCTGGAGATTTCCCTGCCGCAGTTCGCCGATTGCATCGCGCTGCTGGCCGGTGCCTGTGCCAGCACGGCTTGGGCCATGAGCCTGTTGTGCACCCACAGCCATCAGTTGGCGATGTTCCCGGCCAAGGCCCAGCAGGAAATCTGGGGCGATGACCCGGATGCCACCGCCAGCAGCAGCATCGCACCGTTTGGCCGCACCGAAGAAGTCGACGGCGGTGTGATGTTCAGTGGTGAAATGGGTTGGAGCAGCGGCTGCGATCACGCCGAATGGGCAATCGTAGGGTTTCGCCGCAAAAACGCCGAAGGCACCCAGGACTATTGCTTTGCGGTGCTGCCACGCAGCGACTATGAGATTCGCGATGACTGGTTCGCGGTGGGTATGCGCGGCAGTGGCAGCAAGACCTTGATCATCGACAACGCTTTTGTGCCGGAACACCGGATCCAGAAAGCCAAGGACATGATGGAAGGCAAGTCCGGCGGATTCGGCCTGTACCCCGACAGCAAGATTTTCTACTCGCCGTATCGGCCGTATTTCGCCAGTGGTTTCTCCACGGTCAGCCTGGGCGTGGCCGAGCGCATGCTGGAGGTCTTTCGCGAGAAAACCCGCAACCGCGTGCGGGCCTACACCGGCGCGGCCGTCGGTGCCGCCACCCCGGCGTTGATGCGCCTGGCCGAGTCGACCCATCAGGTGGCGGCGGCCCGTGCCTTCCTGGAGAAAACCTGGCAGGAGCACGCCGAACATGGCGAGCGCCACGAATACCCCAGCCGGGAAACCCTGGCGTTCTGGCGGACCAACCAGGGTTATGCCACCAAGATGTGCATCCAGGCCGTCGACCGCTTGATGGAGGCAGCCGGCGGCGGCGCCTGGTTCGAGAACAACGAGTTGCAACGGCTGTTCCGCGACGCTCACTTGACTGGCGCCCATGCCTACACCGACTACGACGTCTGCGCGCAGATCCTCGGTCGTGAGCTGATGGGGCTCGAGCCCGATCCGTCCATGGTTTGA
- a CDS encoding NAD(P)/FAD-dependent oxidoreductase, with amino-acid sequence MINIETPTYYTATKKYNLSFPTLEQDVDADVVVIGGGFSGINTALELAEKGITNIVVLEARYLGFGGTGRNGGQIMAGIGHDLEKIKKDVGEDGLRQVFEISDLGADIIKDRIAKYAIDADFCHGYGYMGFNARQEKTLRAWEKDFKSINSKHEIRFLGGSDVQQIIGSKAYGSALLHMGGGHVHSLNLLLGEAKALVSHGVRIFENSPALEVSYGERITVRTGRGSVRASKLLWACDSFLNKLEPELHRSTINTYAFQMMTEPLSDELIQRISPIRGAYSDIRPVIDYYRVTNENRLLFGAATPLVEHIPLDLKAWNRRLMLKIFPYLKDVKIDLAWGGPMACSPNLFPQIGTLPGRSNAFFVQGYSGFGVTPSHIICKVLAEGMSEGSARYDLVSSIHRPTIIGKDAIRPLLLTAGKSWHQLSGYWNGRR; translated from the coding sequence ATGATCAATATCGAAACGCCCACCTATTACACGGCCACCAAGAAATACAACCTCAGCTTCCCCACGCTGGAACAGGACGTGGACGCCGATGTCGTGGTCATTGGCGGTGGTTTCTCCGGCATCAATACCGCCCTGGAGCTCGCCGAAAAAGGCATCACCAACATCGTGGTGCTGGAGGCGCGTTACCTGGGGTTCGGTGGCACCGGGCGCAATGGCGGGCAGATCATGGCCGGCATCGGTCATGACCTGGAAAAGATCAAGAAGGACGTGGGTGAAGACGGCCTGCGCCAGGTCTTCGAGATCAGCGACCTGGGCGCCGACATCATCAAGGATCGTATCGCCAAGTACGCTATCGATGCCGATTTCTGCCACGGTTACGGCTACATGGGCTTCAACGCCCGCCAGGAAAAGACCCTGCGAGCCTGGGAAAAAGACTTCAAGTCGATCAACAGCAAGCACGAGATCCGCTTTCTCGGCGGCTCCGACGTGCAGCAGATCATCGGCTCCAAGGCCTACGGCAGCGCGTTGCTGCACATGGGCGGCGGGCATGTGCACTCGCTGAACCTGCTGCTGGGTGAAGCCAAGGCCCTGGTCAGCCACGGGGTGCGGATTTTCGAAAACAGCCCGGCCCTGGAAGTCAGCTATGGCGAACGCATCACCGTGCGCACCGGACGCGGCTCGGTCAGGGCCAGCAAGCTGCTCTGGGCCTGCGACAGTTTCCTCAACAAGCTGGAACCGGAACTGCACCGCTCGACCATCAACACCTACGCCTTCCAGATGATGACCGAGCCGTTGTCGGACGAACTGATCCAGCGCATCAGCCCGATTCGCGGCGCCTACAGCGATATTCGTCCGGTGATCGACTATTACCGCGTCACCAACGAAAACCGCCTGCTGTTCGGTGCCGCGACGCCATTGGTGGAGCACATTCCCCTGGACCTCAAGGCTTGGAACCGGCGCCTGATGCTGAAGATCTTCCCGTACCTCAAGGACGTAAAGATCGACCTGGCCTGGGGCGGTCCGATGGCCTGCAGCCCGAACCTGTTCCCGCAGATCGGCACTCTGCCCGGCCGCAGCAACGCGTTTTTCGTCCAGGGTTACTCAGGCTTCGGCGTCACCCCAAGCCACATCATCTGCAAGGTGCTGGCCGAAGGCATGAGCGAAGGCTCGGCGCGCTACGACCTGGTCAGTTCGATCCACCGCCCGACCATCATTGGCAAAGACGCCATTCGCCCCTTGCTGCTGACCGCCGGCAAGTCCTGGCACCAGCTGTCGGGCTACTGGAACGGCCGGCGTTGA
- a CDS encoding cupin domain-containing protein, which yields MPLTTLKKDIQLSDLDAWGTVADLGSQILEGEVKAFGKMTFGAPTDPVSSAYFGTTQGKFRMVYPFAEQATVVTGEVILTDEATGQSTRYKAGDSWFVTKGTPVLWEIVSESFVKHYFAVV from the coding sequence ATGCCCCTTACCACCCTCAAAAAAGACATCCAGCTGTCCGACCTGGACGCCTGGGGTACCGTCGCCGATCTTGGTTCACAAATTCTCGAAGGCGAAGTCAAGGCCTTCGGCAAGATGACCTTCGGCGCCCCCACCGACCCGGTCAGCAGCGCCTACTTCGGTACCACCCAAGGCAAGTTCCGGATGGTCTACCCGTTCGCCGAACAAGCTACCGTGGTCACCGGTGAAGTGATCCTCACCGACGAGGCCACCGGCCAGAGCACCCGCTACAAGGCCGGCGACAGCTGGTTCGTGACCAAGGGCACACCGGTGCTGTGGGAAATCGTCAGCGAAAGTTTCGTCAAGCACTACTTCGCGGTAGTCTGA